The stretch of DNA CGGGTGAACAGGCGCTCGGCGCTCTCGACCAGCACGACGCCGTTGTTGGCGCCGTCGCTGCCTGGGGGCGGCGGATCGTTGGCGTCGTCGGTGATGAGGCCGAGCGCACCCTTGCCGGCAGCGATCGCCTGGAGCGCCTTGACAGCGTCCGCGTAGCCCTTCTCGAGGCGCTCGCTGGAACGGCTGAACGACAAGGCGACGCGGTAGAGCGCCATCGCCATCGCGTAGACCCGCAGGACGTCGCGGGCGTCGTCGTCGAGGCGGTCGAGGTCCTGGCGGCCGTAGCGCGCCAGCAGGA from Methylobacterium aquaticum encodes:
- a CDS encoding phage protein Gp36 family protein; translation: MPETFATLQDLETRYPAELLTLAADEATGIRDDARIEAVLRDVTVEARAILLARYGRQDLDRLDDDARDVLRVYAMAMALYRVALSFSRSSERLEKGYADAVKALQAIAAGKGALGLITDDANDPPPPGSDGANNGVVLVESAERLFTRQRMRGL